One segment of Niabella beijingensis DNA contains the following:
- a CDS encoding sialate O-acetylesterase, whose protein sequence is MNLKKLLLMLPAIAGVIQAKADIRLPDIIGSNMVLQQQSRVKLWGWADPYEKITVKGSWDDKVYETTGTRDAKWEIELQTPAAGGPYTISLQGKNTLLLENVLIGEVWLCAGQSNMEMSGSWGLQDIQKELPQAHRQELRFFHIPKTTAAFPQEQVRGQWVVCDSNTLKTFSAVAYFFGKHLRQKLGGPVGLIEAAWGGTAAEVWTPDRIVNSSPVLKKAATLIQPSGMCPFIPGSAYNGMIAPIVSYTIAGVTWYQGENNTDAAATYRPLFTAMIDAWRLAWKQPLPFYYVQVAPFRYKKINAGALLREAQWQCRVIPHTGMVATNDITGNVNDVHPQNKHDVGLRLANWALADHYGRTGIAYKSPEYKSMSVKGAKAFIKISGAEAGLKLKGDTLAEIQIAGADKVFYPAQAVIQGDTIVVWNTKVKKPMAVRYCFTDTAIGNVFSSAGLPLLPFRTDRWAFPGF, encoded by the coding sequence ATGAACCTGAAAAAGTTATTGTTGATGCTGCCGGCGATCGCAGGAGTGATACAGGCAAAGGCCGATATCCGTCTGCCGGACATCATTGGAAGCAATATGGTACTGCAACAGCAAAGCAGGGTAAAACTATGGGGATGGGCCGATCCTTATGAGAAGATCACGGTGAAGGGATCCTGGGATGATAAAGTATATGAGACCACGGGTACGCGCGATGCGAAATGGGAAATTGAATTACAGACACCCGCCGCGGGCGGACCGTATACCATTTCCTTACAGGGAAAAAATACCCTGCTGCTGGAAAATGTGCTGATCGGTGAAGTATGGCTTTGCGCCGGGCAGAGCAATATGGAAATGAGCGGTAGCTGGGGATTACAGGACATTCAGAAAGAATTGCCGCAGGCACACCGGCAGGAGCTGCGTTTTTTTCACATACCTAAAACAACCGCAGCTTTTCCGCAGGAGCAGGTAAGGGGGCAATGGGTGGTCTGCGACAGCAATACACTGAAGACCTTCAGCGCGGTGGCTTATTTTTTTGGAAAGCATCTCCGGCAAAAACTGGGTGGCCCGGTGGGCTTGATTGAAGCGGCCTGGGGCGGTACGGCTGCGGAAGTATGGACACCGGACCGTATTGTAAATAGCAGCCCCGTACTAAAAAAAGCGGCGACCCTGATACAGCCCAGCGGCATGTGCCCATTTATACCGGGCAGCGCTTACAACGGGATGATCGCTCCCATTGTTTCGTATACCATTGCAGGGGTTACCTGGTACCAGGGCGAGAATAATACGGATGCGGCTGCTACCTACCGTCCGCTGTTTACGGCGATGATCGATGCCTGGCGCCTTGCCTGGAAGCAGCCATTGCCGTTTTATTATGTACAAGTGGCGCCTTTCCGCTATAAGAAAATAAATGCGGGCGCCCTGCTTCGGGAAGCGCAATGGCAATGCCGCGTTATTCCGCACACGGGTATGGTGGCCACCAATGATATTACCGGCAATGTAAACGATGTGCATCCGCAGAACAAACACGATGTGGGGCTGCGGCTGGCCAACTGGGCACTGGCGGATCATTACGGCCGTACCGGCATCGCCTATAAGAGCCCGGAATATAAAAGCATGTCGGTAAAAGGGGCAAAGGCATTTATAAAAATATCGGGTGCGGAAGCAGGGTTGAAATTAAAAGGAGATACCCTTGCGGAAATACAGATCGCCGGTGCAGATAAGGTCTTTTATCCTGCGCAAGCTGTTATACAGGGCGATACCATCGTGGTTTGGAATACGAAGGTAAAAAAGCCAATGGCCGTCCGGTATTGTTTTACCGATACGGCCATTGGAAATGTATTCAGCAGTGCCGGGCTTCCATTATTGCCCTTCCGTACCGATCGGTGGGCATTCCCGGGATTTTAA
- a CDS encoding DUF2961 domain-containing protein — protein sequence MNVSTLKRGWFLLLLPFFATAQYRQGAALPAQPSGYDAYRMWSSLPQQRIGVRAYMRSTYDRGGGGYDASNFLFMKKEDENVTLDVKGNGTLWFFRANHWHGSPWHFVVDGTDNVVKETATADPVDAVKKYKTTAYIPAKALPEPFAWTWGTTKGANLSWIPMRFNDSLQIAYSRTFYGTGYYIYHLYADNGLLAGRTNPWNLQQVPPADVMTFVNRAGTDIAPADIRKIKGTIQRDQEHAVLATLRSGPATLRALKLTLPLDQAEQLERVRLKLTWDGAAEPSVDAPLCLFFGAGTFFNREKKEYLVKGLPINIRYDYAKGIVELACYYPMPFFRSARIELTGIPSGAGAIGYELRYEKKIAGTPELSSYFHATYRDFPKPELGQDMVWLDTKGLEGQQDWSGSFLGNSFIFSHNANLNTLEGDPRFFFDDSQTPQAYGTGTEEWAGGGDYWGGENMTLPLAGHPCGAIEKKKAVNEKDLTQSAYRFLWADLMPFGKRAVIRFEHNENVSQEHYESVCYWYGLPAASLVETDQLDIGNEPDEQRHNYHSPQASAVETIESRYEWGPDAYPAHAWGYDLPNLPGYKEYIGKEIYPAQKEDGRTTTGTTEFNIRLRKDNQGALLRRILDYGYPNQTAEVYIAVPTGKKTIAATSWKKVGIWYLAGSNVSMTSRPKDELGKRVYEVRTSNRRLRDDEFLIPASLTKNRTTLRVRIKNVPDEQELYPGHPFPLKSKWSELRYHVFSYIIPSFNIPGK from the coding sequence ATGAATGTTTCGACCTTAAAACGAGGATGGTTCCTTTTGCTGCTGCCGTTTTTTGCAACGGCGCAATACCGGCAGGGGGCTGCATTGCCCGCACAGCCCTCCGGTTATGATGCTTACCGTATGTGGAGCAGTCTGCCACAGCAGCGGATCGGTGTAAGGGCCTATATGCGCAGCACCTATGATCGTGGTGGCGGTGGTTATGATGCTTCCAATTTTCTTTTTATGAAAAAAGAAGATGAGAACGTAACGCTGGATGTAAAGGGGAATGGCACGTTATGGTTCTTCCGGGCCAATCACTGGCACGGCAGTCCCTGGCATTTTGTAGTGGACGGAACCGATAACGTCGTTAAGGAAACGGCAACAGCTGATCCGGTGGATGCCGTTAAAAAATATAAAACAACTGCTTATATCCCCGCAAAAGCGCTCCCTGAGCCGTTTGCATGGACCTGGGGCACTACCAAGGGGGCTAATCTTTCCTGGATACCGATGCGGTTCAATGATTCGTTACAGATCGCTTATTCAAGAACGTTTTATGGTACGGGATATTATATCTACCATCTTTATGCGGATAATGGGTTGCTGGCGGGCAGGACCAACCCCTGGAACCTGCAACAGGTGCCGCCTGCGGATGTGATGACTTTTGTAAACCGCGCAGGCACGGATATCGCCCCGGCAGATATCCGGAAAATAAAGGGAACCATACAGCGTGATCAGGAGCATGCCGTTCTGGCTACACTGCGCTCCGGACCTGCTACGCTCCGGGCGCTGAAGCTGACGTTGCCGCTGGATCAGGCGGAACAACTGGAGCGGGTACGGCTGAAACTGACCTGGGACGGGGCCGCGGAGCCTTCCGTTGATGCACCGCTTTGTCTGTTCTTCGGAGCAGGTACCTTTTTCAACCGAGAGAAAAAAGAATACCTGGTGAAAGGATTGCCGATCAATATAAGATACGATTACGCAAAAGGGATCGTAGAACTGGCCTGCTATTATCCCATGCCGTTCTTCCGCTCGGCACGGATCGAACTGACGGGTATCCCTTCCGGTGCGGGAGCGATAGGCTATGAACTGCGTTATGAAAAAAAGATAGCCGGAACACCGGAGCTCAGCAGTTATTTTCATGCTACCTACCGCGACTTCCCAAAACCGGAACTGGGACAGGATATGGTGTGGCTGGATACAAAGGGGCTGGAAGGGCAGCAGGACTGGTCGGGAAGTTTCCTGGGTAACTCGTTTATTTTTTCACACAATGCCAATCTCAATACACTCGAAGGTGATCCGCGTTTCTTTTTTGATGACAGTCAGACGCCACAGGCCTATGGTACGGGTACGGAGGAGTGGGCCGGCGGCGGCGATTACTGGGGCGGAGAGAACATGACACTGCCATTGGCAGGGCATCCCTGCGGTGCCATTGAAAAGAAAAAAGCGGTAAATGAAAAGGACCTGACCCAGTCGGCATACCGCTTTCTCTGGGCGGACCTAATGCCTTTTGGAAAGCGGGCCGTGATCCGCTTTGAGCACAATGAGAACGTTTCCCAGGAACATTATGAATCGGTTTGCTACTGGTACGGATTGCCGGCGGCCTCCCTGGTGGAGACGGATCAGCTGGACATCGGCAATGAGCCCGATGAACAACGGCACAACTATCATTCACCACAGGCTTCTGCGGTAGAAACGATTGAGTCGCGGTACGAATGGGGACCGGATGCCTATCCCGCGCATGCCTGGGGTTACGATCTTCCCAACCTGCCGGGATATAAAGAATACATCGGGAAAGAGATCTATCCTGCACAAAAGGAAGACGGGCGCACTACAACGGGTACTACCGAATTTAATATCCGCCTGCGGAAGGACAACCAGGGTGCATTGCTGCGGCGTATACTGGATTACGGCTATCCCAATCAAACGGCTGAAGTATATATCGCCGTACCCACCGGTAAAAAAACAATTGCAGCAACCAGCTGGAAAAAGGTGGGCATATGGTACCTGGCGGGCTCCAATGTATCAATGACCTCGCGGCCCAAGGATGAACTGGGTAAAAGGGTGTACGAGGTACGCACGTCCAACCGGCGCCTGCGTGATGATGAGTTCCTGATCCCGGCCTCACTTACAAAGAACCGTACCACCCTGCGCGTGCGGATCAAAAATGTTCCCGATGAACAGGAGCTGTATCCGGGGCATCCTTTCCCTCTGAAGAGCAAATGGAGCGAACTGCGTTACCATGTTTTCAGTTATATCATTCCTTCATTCAATATTCCCGGAAAATGA
- the hisD gene encoding histidinol dehydrogenase, with protein sequence MARFIKQGRAVTELQQEHSKVKEVVEEMIRAIESGGDEAVRSYAAGLDQWTPESFRLSAEQIQAIIERTPQQVKDDILFAQQQIRFFAEQQRKALLDLEVETLPGVFLGHKNIPVNSVGCYIPGGRYPMVASAHMSVLTAKVAGVKRVIACTPPIQGKIPEATVCAMHFAGADAIYILGGVQALCAMAIGTDSIPAVDMIVGPGNAYVAEAKRQLFGRVGIDLLAGPTEVLVIADETADAEMVACDLLGQAEHGPTSPAALITTSEKLARETMDEIERQLKTLSTADLAGAAWRDYGSVLLVDDLAEAVAEADKLAYEHVEVLTADPSYFLEHMTNYGALFLGPETNVAFGDKVIGTNHTLPTMKAARYTGGLWVGKFLKTCSYQRCTPEAGAMIGAYAERLCAIEGFAGHKAQATLRVKRYGKKQEAEQ encoded by the coding sequence ATGGCACGTTTTATCAAACAGGGAAGAGCGGTAACCGAACTGCAGCAGGAGCACTCGAAAGTAAAAGAGGTGGTGGAGGAAATGATCCGCGCTATTGAATCCGGCGGAGATGAAGCCGTGCGTTCCTATGCAGCAGGCCTTGATCAATGGACACCCGAATCCTTCCGTCTTTCAGCAGAACAGATACAGGCGATCATAGAGCGCACACCACAACAGGTAAAGGACGATATTCTTTTTGCACAGCAGCAGATCCGTTTTTTTGCTGAACAACAGCGAAAGGCCCTGCTGGACCTGGAAGTAGAGACCCTGCCGGGTGTGTTCCTGGGGCATAAGAACATCCCGGTGAACAGTGTGGGCTGTTATATTCCCGGGGGGCGCTATCCCATGGTGGCCTCCGCGCACATGAGCGTGCTTACGGCCAAAGTAGCAGGCGTAAAAAGAGTGATCGCCTGCACACCACCAATACAAGGAAAGATACCGGAAGCCACCGTTTGTGCCATGCACTTTGCAGGAGCCGATGCCATCTATATACTGGGAGGTGTGCAGGCACTTTGTGCTATGGCGATCGGTACGGATTCCATCCCTGCGGTGGATATGATCGTGGGCCCCGGAAATGCTTATGTGGCGGAAGCCAAACGGCAACTCTTTGGACGGGTGGGCATTGACCTGCTAGCGGGGCCTACAGAAGTACTGGTGATTGCGGATGAAACGGCGGATGCAGAGATGGTGGCCTGCGACCTGCTGGGGCAGGCAGAGCATGGTCCCACCTCACCGGCAGCACTCATCACAACTTCTGAAAAGCTGGCACGGGAAACAATGGATGAAATAGAGCGCCAGCTGAAAACCTTGTCTACGGCGGATCTTGCAGGAGCCGCCTGGCGGGATTACGGTTCGGTGCTGTTGGTAGATGATCTTGCGGAGGCGGTGGCCGAAGCCGATAAACTGGCGTATGAGCACGTGGAAGTGCTTACGGCCGATCCTTCTTATTTTCTGGAACACATGACCAATTACGGGGCCTTGTTCCTCGGTCCGGAAACGAATGTGGCCTTCGGCGATAAGGTCATCGGCACCAATCATACCCTGCCTACGATGAAAGCGGCACGGTATACCGGCGGATTGTGGGTAGGCAAGTTTTTAAAAACCTGTTCCTATCAGCGTTGTACGCCGGAGGCCGGCGCGATGATCGGTGCGTATGCAGAACGGCTTTGCGCTATCGAAGGCTTTGCCGGACATAAGGCGCAGGCGACACTTCGTGTGAAACGGTATGGTAAAAAACAGGAAGCTGAACAATGA